TGCGCGCAATGGACGTCGACGTGGACGACGCCGTCGGCCTGGCGGTCGATGACGACATGCGCGCCGGGCGGCGGGGGCGGCGGGAACATGCCGGCCTGCGGGCGCGGCGGCGGGCCCTCGCCGGGCGGCGGGGGCGGTGCGTCCCGCCCGGCAGGAGGAGGCGGCGCATCCTGGCCGGGCGGCGGCGGCG
This Beijerinckiaceae bacterium RH AL1 DNA region includes the following protein-coding sequences:
- a CDS encoding Protein of unassigned function (ID:RHAL1_02498;~source:Prodigal:2.6), translated to MHRLSFTATLLAGLMAAPLLAHAAPPPPPGQDAPPPPAGRDAPPPPPGEGPPPRPQAGMFPPPPPPGAHVVIDRQADGVVHVDVHCAQQDTTTACAEIATKLLAQTSPAPAAK